ACCCGGAAAAGCGCCACTACACGGTGCAGGACATGCCGCTGAGCCAGGCCGCGATCGATAGCGGCTTCACCCGCGACCTGTTCGTGGCCCTGGGCGAACCGGCCGGCGGCACGGCCTGGACGGTGCGCATCCAGGTCAAGCCGTTCATGGCGTGGATCTGGTCGGGCTGCCTGCTGATGGCGCTGGGCGGCCTGCTGGCGGCGGGCGACAGGCGCTACCGCCAGGAAGCGGCGCGCGCGCCGCTGCCCCGGTCGCACGCCGACCCCGTGCCGGCCACGCCGCGCGAGGGCTACTGATGCTGCGCTACCTGGTGCCGCTCGCCGTCTTCCTGGCCATGGCCGTGTTCCTGGCCATGGGCCTGTCGCGCGATCCGCGCGCCGTGCCCTCGGCCATGATCGACAAGCCCGCCCCCGCCATCGGCCTGCCGCTGCTGCACGCGCCCGGCGAGCGGCTGGACGTGCGAGCGATGCGCGGCAAGGTCTGGCTGCTGAACGTGTGGGCCTCGTGGTGCGCGCCGTGCCGCGAGGAACTGCCGGTGCTGCGCGAGGTGGCGCGGCGCCACGACGTGCCGCTGTACGGCCTGAACTACAAGGACAAGCCCGAGGATGCCCTGGCCTGGCTGGGCCGCCACGGCGATCCGTACATTGCGTCCGCCAGCGACGTCGACGGCCGCGTCGGCATCGAATACGGCGTGTACGGCGTGCCCGAGACCTTCGTCATCGACGGCGCCGGCCGCATCCGCTACCGCCAGCTGGGCCTGATCACGCCGGAGATCTGGCGCACCCGGCTGCAACCGATGATCGAGGCGTTGCAATGATGGCGCGGTCCCTCCATCCCGCGCCCGCCCCGGCCTGGCGCCCGGCGCAATCGCCGGGCATCCAGGAGGGGCGCGGCGTCCAGCCGCCGCGGCGCCGCCCGGGCCATGGCCTGGCCGCGCCGCTGCTGGCATTGCTGCTGGCGCTGGGGTCGCTGGCGCCCGTCCAGGCCCAGGCCCCGTCGCCCCCGCTGCCGCCCGCGCTGGAGCAACGCGCCGAGCAACTGGCGCACGGCCTGCGCTGCCTGGTGTGCCAGAACCAGTCGCTGGCCGAATCCAACGCGCCGCTGGCGCACGACATGCGCAACCTGATCCGCGGCCAGCTGGCCGAGGGCCGCAGCGACGCCCAGATCATGCGTTTCTTCGAAGACCGCTACGGCGATTTCGTGCGCTACGAACCGCCCTTCAAGCCCGTCACCTGGCTGCTGTGGCTGGGCCCGTTCGCGCTGCTTGTGCTGGGCTTCGTGGTGCTGTGGCGCACCGTCGCGCGGCGGCCCCGCAGCCGGCCGCCGCTGACCGCCGACGAACGCGCCCGCGCGGCGCGCTACCTGGATAGCGGGTCATGACCGCGCTCTGGCTATCCGTACTGGCGCTGTTGCTGGCCACCCTGCTGTGCCTGGTGCCGCCGCTGCTGCGCCGTCCGCCGCCGGCCGAGGACAACGCGGCCGATGCCGGCCTGCGCGCCTTCTACCTGGCGCAGCGCGAGCAGTTGCGGCGCGACCAGCGCGATGGCGCCCTGAGCGCCGACGCGGCCATGCGCGCCGACGAGGAACTGCAACGCGACCTGCTGCAGGACCTGGCCCGGCGCGGCGCGGCAGCGCCGTCGGCCGCGGGCCAGCGCGCCGGCATCGCCGTCGCCTGCCTGTTGAGCCTGGCGGTGCCGCTGGCGGCGGCCCTGCTCTATCAGCACCTGGGCAACCCGCGCGCCGCCGCCACCGTGGCCACGGCCAACGCCGCCGAACCGCACGCCGGCGACGACGGCGACGCCATGGCGCTGGCCATCAACGCGCTGGCCCAGCGTCTGCGTGCCGCGCCGGACGACGCCGACGGCTGGTACACGCTGGCGCGTTCCTATGAAACCCTGGGCCGCTACGACGACGCGGCCGCCGCCTATCGCGAAGTGCTGCGGCTGGCGCCGGCGCAGCCGCAGGTGCTGGCCGACCTGGCCGACGCGCTGCTATCCGCCAACCAAGGCGCGCCGGACGCGGCCTCGATCGCCGCGGTGGCGCAGGCGCTGGCGGCCAACCCCGACCAGCCCAAGGCCCTGGCGCTGGCTGGCATGATGGCCCTGCGGCGCGGCGACGCCGCCCAGGCGCTGGAATACTGGCAACGCCTGCAGGCGCTGCTGCCGCCGGATTCCGAGGCCGCGCGCCAGATCGAATCGAATATCGCCCAGGCGCGCGCGGTCGCATCGGCCGGTGGCGCGCAGCCCGCGACGCCGGGCCAGGCCCAGGCTACGGCGCAATCCTCGCCCCCGCGGACGTCCGCCACCACGCCCCCGCCAGCCCGGCCGCCGCCCCGGGCCGCGTCAGCGGCCAGGCGCGCATCGCGCCCGCCCTGATGGCCCAGGTGCAGCCGACCGACACCGTCTTCATCCTGGCGCGGCCCGCCTCGGGCTCGCGCATGCCGCTGGCCGTGCTGCGGCTGCGCGCCGCCGACCTGCCGCGCGCCTTCACGCTCGACGACAGCAACGCCATGTCGCCGCAGGCCCTGCTGTCCAGCGCCGGCCGGGTGCGCGTCGAAATCCGCGTCAGCCGCTCGGGCACGGCCATGCCGCAAGCCGGCGACCTGGGCGGCACGCCAGTGGAGGTCGACGTGCCGACCAGCGGATTGGAGCTGGTGGCCGACACCGTGCTGCGCTAGCGCGGCACTTCACGCCCTTTCGATGCGCGCCGGCAACCCCTGCCGCACCGCCGCCCCCGAGACCCAGTCGATCCAGACGTTGGCATGCTCGCCGCGCGTCGCGTCGCCAAAGCCCAGGTCGTTCAGGTTCACGCCCGCCGCCAGCGCCGGATCGTGCGGCATCGGCTTGCCGTCGACCAGGTGGGCGCGCGCGCCCAGCTCGGTATGGCCATAGCCATGCTCGATGCCGACCGCGCCCGGCTGGATGCCGTCGCGCAGCAGCGCCAGGCCGGTCACCGCGCCGCCCGGCGTGACGATGCGCACCCGGTCGCCGTTGCGCAACCCAAGCCGTTCGCCGTCCTGCCGGTTGATCGACACCGGATTGTGCGGATGCACCTGGCGCAGACGGTCCACCCCGATCGACATCGAACTCATCAGGTTGGACTTGAACGAACTCAACAGGAACGGCCAGTCCGCCCGCGGATACTGCTGGCGCACGTCGCGCCCGTCCGCCAGCCGCGCCGGATACCAGGTGGGGCAGCCGCTGTAGCGCTCGCCCGTCATGGCGTGGCGGAACCCGGCCAGTTCCTCGCTCCACACCTGCAACGGCTTGGCCCAGGCCTGGCGGGTCTGGCCGGCGTCGTTCCAGGCATCCGGCATGCGGTCGAAGCGCCCGCCGCGGCTCATCACCATGGCCACGCGGCGCCACTCTCCGGGCTTGAGCTTGCCTTGCAGCACGTCGCGGTAGCGTGCCACGCCGGTCAGTTCCAGGTCGTCGTCGCTGGCCTCGGGCACGGGCCGCCCAGCGCCGAAGGCGATGTTGGCGATGCCGCGCAGGAAGAAGTCCTCGGCCGTGTCCAGCGAATAGCGGTTGCCGTCCGCGTCGGCGATGGCGTTGGCGCCGAAGCCCGGCATGCCCAGCCGCTTGGCGCAGGCAATCAGGAAAGATTCCAGGCACACCGGCGCGCCGTCGGCAGTGCGCGTCACCGTGGGCTCGACCGCCGGCCAGCGCACCGTCGAGGCCTTGGCCACCACGTCCGCCCACGGCGCCGACACGCCCCAGCTTTCGTAGGTGACGGTGTCGGGCACGATGTAGTCGGCCAGCGCATTGGTCTCGTTGATGAACGGATTGATCGACACCGACAGCGGCAGGACCTTGGGATCCTTCATCTTGTCCAGCAGCACGTTCTTCAACCCGGCGATGCCGTAGATCGGGTTGCTCATGTGGTTGAACCAGACCTTGGCGCGGTACGGATAGCCCGCCAGCGCCGACGCCAGCATCTCGGAACTCAGGCCGCCGGTGGCCGGATACCAGGGCGCGGCGGCCGGATAGACCGGCTGGCCGGCGGCCTGCTTGCGCTTGAACTCGCTCGACTTCTCGTACGGGAAGCGGTTGCGCGACAGGCCCACGCCCTTGGGCGTGGCGCGGTTGGCAAAGCCCGCGATGTTGTAGCGCGGCCCCGCGCCATAGGGCGGGAACGGGCCGGCGTCCAGCACCAGGCCGCCCTCGACGTTGAGGTTGCCGACCAGCGTGTTGAGCATGGCGATGGCGTAGGCGGTGTAGAAGCCCGCGCCGCTCATGGTGCCGCCGTGCGCATCGGCCACGGCGCGCTTGCCGTGGCTGGTGAAGCGCTCGGCCAGCTCGGCGATCTTGGCCGCCGGCACGCCGCACAACGCGGCGTATTCCTGCGGCGACTTGCGCCGCGCCTCGTCGCGCAGCAGCGCCAGCGCGCTGCATACCCGCAACGTGGCCGGCGCGCGCGCCAGGCCCGGCGCCGCCACCGCCTCGTCCACGAACAGCGTGGCGGGCAGCTCGCCGGTATGCGGCGCCAGCGTGCCGTCTTCCCGCCGCACCACGTACACGTCTTCCCATTTGTCGCCGGCGTCGGCCGGCTTGGCCCAGCCCAGGTCGGCGCCGCGCAGGAAGCTGCCCAGGCGCGCATGGCCGGGCTCGGCGATCACCAGGTGCGTGGCATTGGTCCACGCCGCCTCGCCCGCCGCCTTCATCGCTGCCGGGCCGGGCTGCGCCAGCGCCCGCGCATCGAAGCGCTCGTGGTCCAGGATCCAGCGGATCAGGCCCATCGCCAGCGCCAGGTCGCTGGCCGGATTGACCGGCACCCATTCATTGCCCGATCCCGCCGACAGGCTGGACGAGGCCGGCAGCATCGGCGACACCACCACATAGGTGAAGCCGGCTTCCTCGGGCCGGGTGCGGGCCTCGGCCAGCTGGCGCGCCTGGCGCTGGAACGGGTTGCCGGCCTGCGCCGGCGCCGCGCCGATGAACAGGCCGAAGCGGGCGTTGTCCCAATCGGGCTTGCCGTGCGGCATGCCCTTCAGGTCGCCCAGCGCCGCGCCCGCGCCGACGCGGAAGCTCTGCCCGCAATACGAGCCGTGGTTGCTGAAGTTGACGGTGCCGAACGACTGGCCGGCAAAGCGCTGGATCAGCGGCGTGCGGCCTTCGTTGGAGGCATCGGTGAACAGGAACTGGTTGACCTTGGCGCCGTACTCCGGGTTGGCCGGATCCAGCGGCGTGTCGCGGTCGAAAATCGCGCGCAGGCCCTCGACGTGGCCCTCGCCGAACAGGTCGCCGCCCTCGCACACCTCCTGCACCAGCTGCTCGAAGGAAATCGTCTGCCACTTGCCTTCGCCGCGGCCGCCGACGCGCTTGAGCGGCTGCAGCACGCGGTACGGGCTGTGCATCTGCTCCAGCATGGCCGAGCCGCGCGCACAGGACGTGGCGCGCCCTTCCAGGCCGGCGTCGCCGCCCAGTTGCGCGTAGGTCTCGCGCACCGGCGTGTCCATCGCGGCCGGCCGGGTGGTGGCCAGCGGATGATAGGGGTTGCCGGCCACCCGCAGGATGCGGTTGGTCGCGGTATCGACGCGCAGGCGCACGCCGCATTGCGTCCAGCACCCCAGGCAGCTGGAGGGACTGACGGTCTGGCCCGGCTGGGTCGACAGCAGGCCCGTGACCGCGTCGATGCGGAATTCCGGCGTCAGCGAATTGCCGCGCACGGCATGCGCGGTGGGCACGCCGGCCGTGCCCTGCGCCAGGCCCTTGACGGCCTTGGCGACGGTCTCGCCGTAGCCGGCCGCGAAGGCGGCCAGGCCACCGGCCACCACGCCGCCGCGCGCGATCAGCTTGCGGCGCGCGGCGTTGTCGGGTTGATCGGGTCCGTCCGCGTGGGCGTCGGGCGTATCGTCTTGGTGTTGCTTGTCCATGGTCATCTCGATGCGAATTCGTGTCGGGCCGGCGGCGTCAGGCCGCCAGGCCGCGGGTGCGGGCCGGGAACAGTTCCAGCGCGTAGGTCACGGCGGCCACCAGCGCGACGCACAGGCCCAGCACGCCGATCATGCCGAGCAGGCCGTCGCTGCCCCAGGGCATGTCGTAGAGGTACAGGCCGGCGCCATACTTGGGCACGCCCTGCACGCTCATGAACACCACCCAGCGGAAGATCCAGGCGGCCGCCAGCATGGTCAGCGCCAGCGCGGCCGACGGCAGCGGCGCGGCCAGGGTGCGCGGCGCGCGCTGCAGCAGCGCGATCATGCACAGCCCGGTGATCACGGCGCCCGCCAGGCTGGCGCGCCACACCGGGAAGCCGCCGAACAGGCGCAGCGCGGCGTCGAACGACGGGTCCTGGCCCAACAGGCCCAGCAGCACCCAGGCGCCCGCCCCGATCAGCATCATCACCACCGCCGTCACGCTCAGGCGGCGCAACAGCTCGACCGGCAGCGCCTTCAGGCCGCCCGGCAGCCAGCGCGCCACCAGGAACATCGCCCCCAGCGCCCCCAGCCACGCGGTCAGCGCGAAATTCAGCGGCAGGAACGGCGTGTGCCACAGCGGCCGCGCCCGCAGCACCATCACTTCGGCGCCGGTGTAGACCAGGATCGACACGGCCGACAACGCCAGCGCGATGCCCAGCAGGCGCACCCAGACCATGCGCCCCCACCACCAGGCGGCGCAGAACAGCACCGCCAGCCCGGTGAAGACCGGCAGCAGCAGCGCGCCCAGCCACATCCACGACCACGGCGTCAGGCGGGTATAGAAATGCCAGAAGCGGCCCGGCTGGTGCAGGTCGGCCAACAGCGACACGGGCGCGGCGATGGCGCACACCAGCAACACGGTGACCGCGGCCGGCAGCAGGCGGCGCGCCGGCGATCCGGCCTCGCCAAAAGCGGCGCCGGCGGCGGTCAAGGCCGCGGTGGCGGCGATGCCGATGAGGAAAAAGTACTGCACGGCCCACGGCAGCCAGGCGGCGTCGTAGACCGGCGTCAGCAATTCGGTGATCTGCATGGTGGTCCCCTTCTCAATGGCCGCCGGCCAGCCGCACGCCGGCCTGGCCATCGATCTGGTGCACGAAGGCATCGGGCAGGCCGATGTAATAGACGTGGGGGTCGGTCTTCATCTCGGGCTTGAGCACCTTGATGTCGGCGCGATGCTCGGCCAGCTGCCGCGAGATGGCGCTGTCCGGATCGTTCAGGTCGCCGATGACGCGGGCGCCGCCCACGCAGCTTTCGACACAGGCCGGCAGCAGGCCGGCTTCGAGCCGGTGCTCGCAGAAGGTGCACTTGTCGGCGGTCTGGGTGTCGTGGTTGATGAAGCGGGCGTCGTACGGACAGGCTTGCACGCAGTAGCCGCAGCCGACGCAGCGCTGGTTGTCGACCAGCACGATGCCATCTTCGCGCTGGAACGTGGCCTGCACCGGACAGACCGGCACACAGGGCGGGTTGTCGCAGTGGTTGCACAGGCGCGGCAGCATCACCATGGCACAGGGGCCGCCGCTGTCGGGCTGCACTTCGTATTGCAGGACGGTGGTGCGGAACTGGCCGACGGGCGGCAGGTTCTCGAGCGAACAGCTGACCGTACAGGATTGGCAGCCGATGCATTTGCGCAGGTCGACGAGCATGCCATAGCGCTTGCCGGGGATGCCGGGACGACGGGGGGGTTGCTGGTTGATGCCGGTGCCGGCTTCGGCACGGATGGGGATGATGGTGGCCGCGGCGCTCAGGCCGAGCAGGTTTTTCAGGAAACCGCGTTTGCCCGGGAGGGGGACTTCGGGTGGGGGGTGAGGCACAGACTTCTCCGCGAATTATGTCGTTGTGCCATTAACTTATCGCTTTTAGTTATATAGAGAGTTGATGCCGATCAATGGGGGACGGGTTTATATCAGACCCTCCCTAACCCCCTGCCTCGAAAGACCCCAGGTAGTCCCGATCCAGGTGAACAAAGGCGACCAGCAGCGCCGCGACCGCCGGATAGAAGCGGAACGCCAAGGTGTCCACGGCATCCATCCTGGCCTGCCACTGCCCCACCCAGGGCATCAGCGCGGCGTCCAGATAGACGGCCTGCTCCCTCGCGCAGCCGGCAACATCATCCGCCCGCCCGCACTCCCGGCTCCAGCGCGCCAGCACCCCCAGGATGACGGCAATGTGGTCTTCGGGCTCCTTGAACTGCGCGTCGAGCTGCAACTGGCTGGACACCAGGAACGCGCGCATCACCCGCGCCGATTCGCCGTACAGTTGCCCGCCCCCTTCCAGGTAATGCGAGGCGTAGGGAATCGGCGCCCCCCGGCCTTCCAGCAGGAACAGCGCGGCGAAGTCGGCCGCGTTCTCCAGCGGCGCGTCGGAGTGTCCCGCCCACGCCTTGAACACGGCGGCCACGGCATCGGCCCGCCGGCCCAGCCCGAGCGCCTTGAACACCGCCAGCAAATGCTCGGCGCCCCCCTGCAGGCACAACGCCATCGCGTCGGGCTCCATTTCCCTGGCAAAGACGGTGGAAAACCACCCATACAGCTGCGACCGCATCTGGCAGGCCGCGCCCCAATCCGGGTCCGATAATGCACCGTTCAACGCGCGCTCCATGAAATCACAGGGTTCACTCCGGCCAGCCACATCGCGCCGGCCGCGGCCTCAATGCCGGACCAGCGCCTTGCCATCGATGTCCACCTCGATCGGGCCGCCAAACGCGGTCACGGGCGGCGCCACGCCCTTGTACGGTTCGATTTCCACCAGGCAGGTATTGGGGCTCGGCGCCTGCGCCAATTCCGAGGTGCCGATGTCGAGCGTCAGCGTGTTGGGATCGCCATAGGTGTCCAGCGCGCCGATCTCCGGCCCGGTCGGCCCATACCAGGCGCCCTCCTGGATGCGCACCACCCCAGGGGGAAAGTTGGTGGAAAGAGACGCGCCGGCCAGCAACTGGCCACGGTCGTTGAACACCCGCACCAGGTCGCCATGCCTGATACCGCGCCGGCGGGCGTCATCGGGGTTGAGGTAGACCGGTTCGCGCCCCTGGATGGTGTAGGTGGCGCGCCGCGTGGGCGATTCGCAGGTCTGCGAATGCAGGCGGGTATCCGGGTGCGCCGACTGCAGCCACAGCGGATACTTGTCCGAGCACGGGCCGTTGTGGGACCGCTCGGCCTTTTCCATCCAGACCGGATGCCCCTTGCAGTCGCGGTAGCCGAAGCCGGCGATCTTGCGGCTGTAGATCTCGATGAACCCGGACGGCGTGCCCAACGCGTTGACCTCGGGATCCGCGCGGAAATCGGCATGGCGCACCCATGGCTTGCCCTCGGGGAACAGCACGTAGCCCTGCTCCCAGAATTGCGCGAAAGGCGGCATGTCGAAGCCCTTGCCGGCATTCTCCTTGCGGCACTCCTCGTACAGCGACTCGACCCATTGCATCTCGCTCATGTTGCGCGTGTATTCCACGTCGCGGCCCATGCGCTTGCAGAAGTCCGTCCAGATGTCGAAGTCCGAACGCGAGTGGTACAGCGGATCGACCAGCTTGTGCATGGCGATCACCCCGCGGTTCGAATAGGAACCGTAGGCATCGATGTCGTTGCGCTCGTAGGGCGTGCAGGCCGGCAACACGATATCGGCGAAACGGCAGGTGGCGGTCCAGTTGTAGTCGATGGCCACCACCGTTTCCAGTTCCTGGTAGGCGCGCTTCATGCGATTGCGGTCCTGCTGCCGGTGCCACTGGTTGCAGCCCGAGAAGATCGCCACCTTGTAGGGCGGCAGCTTGACCTTGTGGCCGTTGAAATTGATTTCCTTGCCCGGCTCCAGCAATGCGTCGATCACCCGCGACACCGGCACGACGGCGCTGTACCCCTGGTAATCGTCGTTCTCGTGCCGCGGCTTGCGGCCGGTATCCAGGTTCAGCGGAAACGCGCCCGGCATCGAGGCGCCCGAGGCCGACACGCCCACCGAACTGTAGTGGTGCGAATAACTGATGCCGCCGCCGGGCAGGCCGATCTGGCCCAGCATGGCGGCCAGGATCGCCCCCATCCAGTAAGGCTGCTCGCCATGCTGCTGGCGCTGGATCGACCAACCGAACATCAGCTGCGTGCGATTGGCCGCCATCAGGCGCGCCAGCTCGCGGATGCGCTGCGCCGGCACGCCGCAGATCGATTCGGCCCATTCGGGGGTGCGTTCGATCTTGTCCTCGGTCTTGCCCTCGACGTAGGCGATGAACTCGTCGAAGCCCACCGCATAGGTCTCGAGGAACTTGGTGTCGTACAGGCTCTCTTTCCACAAGGTGTGGGCGATGCCCAGCATGAAGGCCACGTCGGTCAGCGGGTTGACGTACTGGTGTTCGCAGTCCAGGTAATTGCGCGTCTTGCTTTTCACCGGGTCGACGCAGATCACCGTGATTTCCCGGTTCGCGACCTTCCGCTTGAGCTGCTCGAAATAGGCATAGGCCTCGTGCGTTTCGGTGTTCCAGCCGACCTGCAGGTTCTTGATCGGATCGCTGGCCCAGAACACCAGCACCCGCGTTTCCTTCAGGATGATGTCCCAGGACGTGCCCTGCGAATACACCTCGGTCGAACCCAGCACGTAGGGCAGGATGGTCTGGCCAGCCCCGGTCGAATAGTCGCCCGCCGTGCCGACGCTGTAACCGTGCATGCCCATGGCGCGCAGCATGTGGTTGCCGCAGCTGTGCATCAGCCCCACCGAGCGCCAGCCGACGTTGCCCACGTGCAGCGCCCAGGGGCCGTGGTCCCGTTGCACCCGCTCGAGCTCGTGGTAGACCAGGTCCAGCGCCTCGTCCCAGCCGACCCGGATGAAGCGGTTGTCGCCGCGCAGCGCTTGGCCTGCCGCGCCGCGCTTGCGATACCAGTCGAGCCGCACCATCGGATAGCGCACCCGCGAGGCGCTGTACAGCACGTCCAGCGTGCCGTCGAGGATCGGCGTCGGATGCTTGTCGAACTCGAAGGGCTTGATTTCCACCACGTGGCCGGCCACGACCCGGGCGCGGAATGCGCCCCAGTGCGCGCCGGAGAACCGCCAGCGGCCCGCTCCGGCGCCCTCCTCGTCAAGCGTGGCGGCGCGCAGCACCCGGCCATTGCGCAGCAGCGGCGGCACCACCATGGAACCCAGCGAGGCGGCGACACCGCCCAGGAAACGACGACGGGAGAGTTTCATGTCTTTCTCAGTGGGCCGCGGCCACACTGTCCTTTGCAGCAAAATCGGAGGAATGCAGTTGCAGGTATTTCAGGACCAGCTTGGCGGTCTGGTCGTCCATGTTGGTGAAGCCGACCATGCCGCCGAACAGCCCGGGCCATTGGTTGGCGTCGTGCGAGGCCTCGTTCGGCTGGCGGTGGCAGACGCTGCAGCTTTGCGAATAGCTCTTCCTGGCCACGGCCCAGATCGGCCCGACGTCATCGACCAGGCCGCCGCCACGCAGCCACACCGTCGCGGCGATCTTCTGCCATTGCAGGCCGGTCACGTCGTCGATCCGGCTTTCGACCACATGGACCACGCTCTCGTCGCGCGACACCTCCTGGCTCAACACGGCGCTGGTGATGTTCAGGCCGAACCGGCCGTACAGCACCCGGGCGTAGCCCTTGTTCTTTCTCCAGAGCTGCAACTCGACCTGCACCGCGTCCTTGTTCTTCTGCAGCACCTTCACGCCGGTGGCGATCTCGATGGCGCCGATTTCCCGGGCCAGCCCCTCGTCCGCGTAGATCGGCTGCGGCATGACGCTGTAGTAATCGTGGCCGGCGTCGATGGCCGCGCCACGAGCGCCGGCCGTCAGCGCCGCCAGCGCCGGATTGCCCTGTGACTTGACCTCGGGCAGCCGGTGCGCGATGCCCTTGTGGCAGTCGACGCAACTGGCATTGCGCTCGGCCGCGCCGTGCATGGTGGTCTGCGAGGTCACCCGCATCTTGTCGAAATCCATGCTGGCGTAATCATGGCAATTGCGGCATTCCTTGGAATTGTTGGCCTTGAAGCGGGCCCACTCGCGCGTGGCCAGCACGATGCGATGTTCCTGGAATTTTTCGGGCGTGCCGATCGTGCCCATCAGGTGCCCCAGCACTTCGCGCGAGGCCTGCATCTTGCGCGCGACCTTGGAAGTGAAGTCGTGCGGCACGTGGCAGTCCGGACAGTGGGCGCGCACGCCCGAACGGTTCTTCCAGTGCACGCTCTGCTGCAGCTCCGGCAGCACGGTGTCGCGCATCGAGTGGCAGGAAATACAGAACGCCTCGGTATTGGTGGCGTTCATGCCGGTGTTGAACAGCGCGAGGAACGTCACGCCGCCCAGGAACCCGCCGATGACCAGCACGCCCAGGCCGATGCGGGTGGCGGGGCGCAGCAACAGCGCGCCCGTCCATTGGAAGACGGATTTAGCGATCTTGAAGGGATTTTTCATGTCGATGGCTCAGGCTGCGTTTTTCTCGGACCACGCATTCATGTCGGCGGCCCCCAGAACAGGATCTGGCCGAACCACACGATGAATCCGTACACGCAGATCATCAGAAACGCCACGACGGGACACGCCACGAAGGCCAGCGAGAGGAACTTCGTCCACTCGGCCCCACCACCACTACTACTGTGCTTGGGTTTGTTTTTCACGGGATACAACGATTTGGAGATGAACGACTACCGCCTCGAACCGCGCCGCGACTAAAGCAAGGCCGCGAGTCCCGCGAGGGCCGCTGGCGGTTCGATGCCTTTCCATGATCGACGCGCGACCGGCACCCGCATGTTGATCTCCGTCAAGTGCCCCATGCCGCGCGCGCCGCGGCGCGCATTACTCAGACCGATCTGAAGCCGCGGCCGGGATACGCCCCAAAAACGCACACCGGAGCGTGGCAATCGACATCGCGATGTCCGGGACGGTAAACGCGTCCGACATAAATCGAAATGCGCCGCGGCCGCGCAAAACCGCGGTCCGGAGTCATTAATATCCCATCCCGTTATCGGCTTCGCGCCGCCCTTGATGCAGCGGGGATTGTTGTCATGAGTATCTGGATGGGCACCGGCCATGCTTGAGGCGGAAGGGCTCACCTGTTCGAAAGGAACCCGTCTTCTGTTCGAAGACGTGTCGTTCCAGTTGCCCGCGGGGCAACTGCTGCGCGTGACCGCGCCGAACGGCCATGGCAAGACCAGCCTGCTGCGCATCCTGTGTGGCCTGGCGCGCGCCGACGCCGGCACGGTGCGCTGGTGCGGGATCGACATCCACCGCCTGGGGCCGGCCTTCCGCCAGCATCTGCTCTACCTGGGCCATGCCGACGCCCTCGCCGACTCCCTGACTCCGCTCGAGAACCTGCGCTTCCTGTGCCAGGCCCAGGCCGATGCCGTCTCCGCGGCGGCCTGTCGCGACGCCCTCTGCCAGATGGACCTGGCGGCGATGCTCGACCTGCCGGCGCGCGTCCTCTCGCGCGGCCAGCGGCGCCGCGTGATGCTGGCGCGGCTGTCGCTGCGTCCGGCGCGGCCGCTGTGGATCCTGGACGAACCCTTCAACCTGCTCGATGCGGCCACGGTGGCGGCGCTGACGCGGACGCTGGCAAGCCATTGCGATAACGGCGGACGCGTTCTCCTGACCACGCACCAGGAGGTTGCCTTCGACCGTCCGGTGCGTACCCTCGATCTCGGTCCGGACGCGCCATGACGTGGCTGGCCAGCCCCTTCTTCGCCGTCCTGCGGCGCGACCTGCTGCTGCTGGGCCGCGGCCGGGCCGACGTCATTGTCTCGCTGCTTTTCTTCGTGCTGGTCGCCTGCCTGTTCCCGCTGGGCGTCGGCGCCGATGCATCCTTGTTGCGCACGCTCGGGCCGGGCGTCCTGTGGGTCGCCGCGCTGCTCGCCACCCTGCTGTCGCAGCATCGGCTGTTCGCGCAGGACCACGCCGACGGCACGCTCGAACAACTGCTGCTTTCACCGGGCGCCGCCACGCTCTGGGTGCTGGCCAAGATCACGGCGCACTGGATCGGAA
The window above is part of the Achromobacter deleyi genome. Proteins encoded here:
- the dsrO gene encoding sulfate reduction electron transfer complex DsrMKJOP subunit DsrO, whose translation is MPHPPPEVPLPGKRGFLKNLLGLSAAATIIPIRAEAGTGINQQPPRRPGIPGKRYGMLVDLRKCIGCQSCTVSCSLENLPPVGQFRTTVLQYEVQPDSGGPCAMVMLPRLCNHCDNPPCVPVCPVQATFQREDGIVLVDNQRCVGCGYCVQACPYDARFINHDTQTADKCTFCEHRLEAGLLPACVESCVGGARVIGDLNDPDSAISRQLAEHRADIKVLKPEMKTDPHVYYIGLPDAFVHQIDGQAGVRLAGGH
- the torD gene encoding molecular chaperone TorD, giving the protein MNGALSDPDWGAACQMRSQLYGWFSTVFAREMEPDAMALCLQGGAEHLLAVFKALGLGRRADAVAAVFKAWAGHSDAPLENAADFAALFLLEGRGAPIPYASHYLEGGGQLYGESARVMRAFLVSSQLQLDAQFKEPEDHIAVILGVLARWSRECGRADDVAGCAREQAVYLDAALMPWVGQWQARMDAVDTLAFRFYPAVAALLVAFVHLDRDYLGSFEAGG
- the torA gene encoding trimethylamine-N-oxide reductase TorA, with protein sequence MKLSRRRFLGGVAASLGSMVVPPLLRNGRVLRAATLDEEGAGAGRWRFSGAHWGAFRARVVAGHVVEIKPFEFDKHPTPILDGTLDVLYSASRVRYPMVRLDWYRKRGAAGQALRGDNRFIRVGWDEALDLVYHELERVQRDHGPWALHVGNVGWRSVGLMHSCGNHMLRAMGMHGYSVGTAGDYSTGAGQTILPYVLGSTEVYSQGTSWDIILKETRVLVFWASDPIKNLQVGWNTETHEAYAYFEQLKRKVANREITVICVDPVKSKTRNYLDCEHQYVNPLTDVAFMLGIAHTLWKESLYDTKFLETYAVGFDEFIAYVEGKTEDKIERTPEWAESICGVPAQRIRELARLMAANRTQLMFGWSIQRQQHGEQPYWMGAILAAMLGQIGLPGGGISYSHHYSSVGVSASGASMPGAFPLNLDTGRKPRHENDDYQGYSAVVPVSRVIDALLEPGKEINFNGHKVKLPPYKVAIFSGCNQWHRQQDRNRMKRAYQELETVVAIDYNWTATCRFADIVLPACTPYERNDIDAYGSYSNRGVIAMHKLVDPLYHSRSDFDIWTDFCKRMGRDVEYTRNMSEMQWVESLYEECRKENAGKGFDMPPFAQFWEQGYVLFPEGKPWVRHADFRADPEVNALGTPSGFIEIYSRKIAGFGYRDCKGHPVWMEKAERSHNGPCSDKYPLWLQSAHPDTRLHSQTCESPTRRATYTIQGREPVYLNPDDARRRGIRHGDLVRVFNDRGQLLAGASLSTNFPPGVVRIQEGAWYGPTGPEIGALDTYGDPNTLTLDIGTSELAQAPSPNTCLVEIEPYKGVAPPVTAFGGPIEVDIDGKALVRH
- the torC gene encoding pentaheme c-type cytochrome TorC translates to MKNPFKIAKSVFQWTGALLLRPATRIGLGVLVIGGFLGGVTFLALFNTGMNATNTEAFCISCHSMRDTVLPELQQSVHWKNRSGVRAHCPDCHVPHDFTSKVARKMQASREVLGHLMGTIGTPEKFQEHRIVLATREWARFKANNSKECRNCHDYASMDFDKMRVTSQTTMHGAAERNASCVDCHKGIAHRLPEVKSQGNPALAALTAGARGAAIDAGHDYYSVMPQPIYADEGLAREIGAIEIATGVKVLQKNKDAVQVELQLWRKNKGYARVLYGRFGLNITSAVLSQEVSRDESVVHVVESRIDDVTGLQWQKIAATVWLRGGGLVDDVGPIWAVARKSYSQSCSVCHRQPNEASHDANQWPGLFGGMVGFTNMDDQTAKLVLKYLQLHSSDFAAKDSVAAAH
- a CDS encoding periplasmic nitrate reductase, NapE protein, which codes for MKNKPKHSSSGGGAEWTKFLSLAFVACPVVAFLMICVYGFIVWFGQILFWGPPT